The following proteins are co-located in the Chroococcidiopsis sp. TS-821 genome:
- a CDS encoding acetamidase/formamidase family protein yields MAHHILKASRETVHLGGFSPQLKPVLTIHSGDSIDIETYTGFYVYDKAPPEFLTPELQEICHHLPSKRKVDLGPHLLTGPIWIADAQPGDVLEVNLEAIYPRLPVGFNAIYPNKGALPKYFSEQKIQFIPLDLDKQIAEFPLGSGIKIPLKPFFGILGVATAENRSSVPPGNYGGNIDNKELQAGSRIFLPVFVPGALFSIGDGHSAQGDGEVDLTAIETSMNGRIKITLRKDLKLTTPIAETPTDIITMGFGQTLDAAFESALQHMIELLKRFVGLSAEEAYVLCSLAVNFRITQVVNLPQKGVHAMLSKAILPRAIAL; encoded by the coding sequence ATGGCGCATCATATTCTTAAAGCTAGTCGTGAAACGGTACACCTAGGCGGTTTTTCTCCTCAATTAAAACCTGTTTTAACGATTCATTCAGGCGATAGTATTGACATTGAAACATACACCGGCTTCTATGTTTACGACAAAGCCCCGCCAGAATTTCTAACGCCGGAATTGCAAGAGATTTGTCACCATCTTCCTAGCAAGCGTAAAGTTGATTTAGGACCTCACTTGCTCACAGGACCAATTTGGATCGCTGATGCTCAACCTGGAGATGTCTTGGAAGTCAATTTAGAAGCAATTTATCCACGATTACCCGTTGGTTTTAATGCAATCTACCCGAATAAAGGTGCATTACCTAAATACTTTTCAGAACAAAAGATACAATTTATTCCATTAGATTTAGACAAACAAATTGCGGAGTTTCCGTTAGGAAGTGGGATAAAAATTCCCCTCAAGCCTTTTTTTGGGATTCTTGGTGTTGCGACCGCAGAAAATCGTTCCTCGGTTCCGCCTGGTAATTATGGCGGAAATATTGACAACAAAGAACTGCAAGCAGGTTCGCGAATATTTCTACCCGTTTTTGTTCCTGGCGCGTTATTTTCCATTGGTGACGGACACTCAGCGCAAGGCGATGGTGAAGTTGATTTGACTGCGATTGAAACATCAATGAATGGCAGAATTAAGATAACACTGCGTAAAGATCTCAAGCTCACAACTCCCATTGCTGAAACGCCCACCGACATTATTACAATGGGCTTTGGGCAGACTTTAGACGCAGCGTTTGAATCTGCATTACAGCATATGATTGAGCTACTCAAGCGCTTTGTAGGATTGAGTGCCGAAGAAGCTTATGTATTGTGCAGTTTAGCCGTCAATTTTCGCATTACGCAAGTGGTCAATTTGCCCCAAAAAGGCGTTCACGCAATGTTATCAAAGGCAATTTTACCAAGAGCGATCGCATTGTAA
- a CDS encoding amylo-alpha-1,6-glucosidase — protein MKNLDDREWLLTNGLGSFASGTVTDARTRTYHGWLIAALNPPSQRTLLLSHIEASLEVAGKVIALGTNYWGNNVIEPKGFQLLHRFEIDPVPTWIWQEDHWQLTRQIIMPHVGTVPSQSNTNRVLIQYCYKGELPATLRLRFMIADRDFHHQQQADPNLQFSQLLGQQQVFLQALRPGWVGTPWQLRWTAGEYQHDPVWYWNYRLPEETNRGLSDREDLYSPGYLTIHLDTESCLTIEARVGFPNSALPALQNTDFTDAVQLEQQRLAQTFNFDSSTSTQLRQLLRAGDQFVVYRASIAGPTVIAGYHWFNDWGRDTLIALPGLALTTQRFDLAKGLLQTFGRYCRHGLIPNTFPDIGAEPSYNSIDAALLWIETLGLYFEATQDWDFLVEEYAVVQQIYKAFMTGTKFNIQVDAADGLVSWDAPGVALTWMDAIVRGQPVTPRRGKPVEINALWYSALCWASTWAERLSQEDGFEQARLLNQARRYQQQAEQVKDSMQKFWNPTKGYLYDTIEPDDRRNPQIRPNAVLALSFHHSAFPSHQGRQILEVARAKLLTPYGLRSLAPEDVQYVGKCIGDAEHRDRAYHQGTVWSWLIGSFIRAWQRYNLEEPVPFDWQPLLEHFHAQACIGSISEIFDGDAPHTPRGAIAQAWSVAEVIRHVTVLL, from the coding sequence ATGAAGAATTTAGACGATCGCGAGTGGCTGCTGACGAATGGATTAGGAAGTTTTGCGAGTGGTACAGTGACTGACGCGCGCACGCGGACGTATCATGGTTGGTTAATTGCAGCATTAAACCCACCAAGTCAGCGCACGTTACTACTGTCGCACATCGAAGCAAGTTTAGAAGTAGCAGGCAAAGTTATTGCCTTGGGAACAAATTATTGGGGTAACAACGTGATTGAGCCGAAAGGCTTTCAGTTGCTGCATCGCTTTGAAATTGACCCAGTTCCTACCTGGATATGGCAAGAAGATCATTGGCAGCTAACGAGACAAATTATTATGCCGCATGTAGGTACTGTACCCTCACAAAGCAACACAAATCGCGTTCTGATTCAGTATTGCTACAAAGGAGAGTTACCAGCAACTTTACGCTTGCGGTTCATGATTGCCGATCGCGATTTTCATCATCAGCAGCAAGCCGATCCAAATCTACAATTTTCGCAACTTTTGGGGCAACAGCAGGTATTTTTGCAGGCATTACGCCCTGGATGGGTAGGAACACCTTGGCAGTTACGTTGGACAGCGGGTGAATATCAACACGACCCCGTATGGTACTGGAATTATCGTTTGCCTGAAGAAACAAATCGAGGGTTAAGCGATCGCGAAGACTTGTATAGTCCTGGTTATCTTACAATTCACTTAGACACAGAAAGTTGTCTTACCATAGAAGCACGGGTAGGATTTCCAAATAGCGCTTTACCCGCACTGCAAAACACCGATTTTACTGATGCTGTACAACTAGAACAGCAACGACTTGCCCAAACGTTCAATTTTGACTCTTCAACTTCTACACAACTGCGACAATTACTCCGTGCAGGCGACCAATTTGTCGTGTACCGCGCTTCGATTGCTGGACCTACAGTTATTGCCGGTTATCACTGGTTTAATGATTGGGGACGCGATACATTAATTGCGTTACCAGGATTAGCACTGACAACGCAGCGCTTTGATTTAGCAAAAGGACTATTACAAACTTTCGGTCGTTATTGTCGTCATGGTTTGATTCCGAATACGTTTCCTGATATTGGTGCTGAACCGTCTTACAACAGTATTGATGCGGCTTTACTTTGGATTGAAACTTTAGGGTTGTATTTCGAAGCTACTCAAGATTGGGATTTTTTAGTCGAGGAGTACGCCGTCGTACAGCAAATTTATAAAGCCTTTATGACGGGGACAAAGTTTAATATCCAAGTCGATGCTGCGGATGGACTTGTGAGTTGGGACGCACCAGGTGTCGCGCTGACGTGGATGGATGCTATTGTTCGCGGACAACCTGTCACGCCGCGTCGCGGTAAGCCTGTCGAAATTAATGCTTTATGGTACTCTGCTTTGTGTTGGGCGAGTACTTGGGCAGAACGTTTAAGTCAAGAGGATGGATTTGAACAAGCCCGTTTATTAAATCAAGCACGACGCTATCAACAACAAGCCGAACAAGTCAAAGACTCGATGCAGAAGTTTTGGAATCCGACAAAAGGCTACTTATACGACACGATTGAACCGGACGATCGCCGCAATCCGCAAATTCGCCCAAATGCGGTTTTAGCACTGTCATTTCATCATTCTGCATTTCCCTCACACCAAGGACGGCAAATTTTAGAAGTTGCTAGGGCAAAACTGCTCACGCCTTATGGATTGCGGAGTTTAGCACCAGAAGACGTACAATACGTTGGTAAATGTATCGGAGATGCGGAACACCGCGATCGCGCTTATCATCAAGGTACGGTATGGAGTTGGCTGATTGGTTCGTTTATCCGTGCTTGGCAACGTTACAACTTGGAAGAACCTGTTCCCTTCGATTGGCAACCTTTACTCGAACACTTTCACGCGCAAGCTTGTATTGGCTCAATTTCTGAAATTTTTGACGGTGACGCGCCGCATACTCCCAGAGGTGCGATCGCCCAAGCTTGGTCAGTTGCAGAAGTCATTCGACACGTGACTGTTTTACTTTAA
- a CDS encoding peroxiredoxin, whose translation MPLSYAADGCLRVGQTAPDFTATAVVDQEFKTIKLSDYRGKYVILFFYPLDFTFVCPTEITAFSDRFDEFKAINTEILGVSVDSEFSHLAWIQTDRKSGGVGDLNYPLVSDIKKEISAAYNVLDPEAGVALRGLFIIDKDGIIQHSTINNLSFGRNVDETLRTLKAIQYVQDHPDEVCPAGWQPGDKTMTPDPVKAKVYFASV comes from the coding sequence ATGCCTCTAAGTTACGCAGCAGATGGATGCCTCAGAGTTGGTCAAACTGCTCCCGATTTTACAGCTACCGCTGTTGTCGATCAGGAGTTTAAGACAATCAAACTCTCTGACTATCGGGGCAAGTATGTAATCCTATTTTTCTATCCTCTCGACTTTACCTTTGTTTGCCCAACTGAGATTACCGCATTTAGCGATCGCTTTGATGAGTTTAAGGCAATCAATACAGAAATTTTAGGCGTTTCTGTTGATAGTGAATTTTCACACTTAGCTTGGATTCAAACAGATCGTAAATCTGGTGGTGTAGGCGATCTCAACTATCCGCTTGTTTCGGACATCAAGAAAGAAATTAGTGCTGCTTACAACGTTCTCGATCCAGAAGCAGGTGTTGCGCTGCGTGGTTTGTTTATCATCGATAAAGACGGAATTATCCAGCACTCGACAATCAATAACCTGTCCTTTGGTCGCAACGTAGACGAAACACTACGCACGCTCAAAGCGATTCAGTACGTACAAGATCACCCAGATGAGGTATGTCCTGCTGGTTGGCAGCCTGGTGATAAGACAATGACACCAGACCCTGTTAAAGCTAAAGTTTATTTTGCTTCGGTGTAA
- a CDS encoding peroxiredoxin has protein sequence MLTSTDFSGLLNERFFRNLLPIPAEDALSLGKTTPNFTLPDITNGRLVKLSDYLGKPVLLAFTRIFTEKQYCPFCYPHIIDLNENYDRFTSRGIEVLMITSTDERQSQIVIKDLGLKLPLLSDPSCSTFRNYKVGQALGAPLPAQFVLDAQGKLQYRHLFSFFSHNASIETLLAQFEK, from the coding sequence ATGCTAACTTCAACAGATTTTAGTGGTTTATTAAACGAACGTTTTTTTCGGAATTTGTTGCCGATTCCTGCCGAAGATGCGTTAAGTTTAGGCAAAACTACACCAAATTTTACGCTACCCGATATTACGAATGGTCGGCTAGTCAAGTTATCAGATTATCTAGGCAAGCCAGTTTTATTAGCTTTTACGCGGATTTTTACAGAAAAGCAATATTGTCCCTTCTGCTACCCTCATATCATCGATTTGAACGAAAACTACGATCGCTTTACAAGTCGCGGTATTGAAGTTTTGATGATTACCAGTACCGATGAACGTCAAAGTCAAATCGTTATCAAAGATTTGGGGCTAAAACTTCCCTTACTCAGCGATCCGAGTTGTAGTACATTCCGTAACTATAAAGTAGGACAAGCATTAGGCGCGCCTTTACCCGCACAGTTCGTTCTAGACGCCCAAGGTAAACTGCAATACAGACATCTGTTTTCTTTCTTCTCACACAATGCCAGTATCGAAACTTTATTAGCGCAGTTTGAGAAATAG
- a CDS encoding DnaJ C-terminal domain-containing protein, with translation MAATDFKDYYSILGVSKTATNDEIKQAFRRLARKYHPDVNPGNKQAEAKFKEVNEAYEVLSDAEKRRKYDSFGQYWKQAGQGWPSGGGTGVGFEEFDFGKYSSFDEFLNDLLGGFGRAGASRSGTTGSQTYTYRTTPRSSGFSGFDGFGDFSNFDTAATSSASLDTEASIKLSFAEAFNGVQKRISLGNEAIEVRIPPGAKPGSKIRVRGKGKTSPYHQHRGDLYLKVELLPHSFFQFEGDNLVCEVPITPDEAVLGAVIEVPTPDGTVKMNIPAGIRSGQTLRLRGKGWTLPKGGRGDQLVKIAIASPKELTPIEREYYEKIRDNRTYNPRSHLQQVKL, from the coding sequence ATGGCTGCGACCGACTTCAAAGATTATTACAGTATTTTGGGAGTTAGTAAGACTGCCACGAATGACGAAATTAAACAAGCGTTTCGCCGACTAGCGCGAAAATATCACCCAGATGTTAACCCTGGGAACAAACAAGCTGAAGCAAAATTTAAAGAAGTCAACGAAGCTTACGAAGTTCTCTCGGATGCCGAAAAGCGCAGAAAGTACGACTCGTTTGGGCAATACTGGAAACAAGCTGGACAGGGATGGCCATCGGGCGGTGGTACCGGTGTCGGCTTTGAAGAATTTGACTTTGGTAAATACAGCTCGTTTGATGAGTTTCTCAATGACCTTTTAGGCGGATTTGGTCGAGCTGGGGCGAGTCGTAGTGGTACTACTGGTAGCCAAACTTATACTTATCGCACGACTCCGCGCTCAAGCGGTTTTAGCGGCTTTGATGGCTTTGGCGATTTCTCGAATTTTGATACTGCTGCAACTTCTAGTGCGTCTTTGGATACTGAAGCCTCCATCAAGCTGAGTTTTGCAGAAGCGTTCAATGGCGTGCAGAAGCGAATTAGTTTAGGTAACGAAGCGATCGAAGTCCGAATTCCACCAGGCGCAAAACCTGGTAGTAAAATTCGCGTACGTGGCAAAGGCAAAACTAGCCCTTACCATCAGCATCGTGGCGATCTCTATTTGAAAGTCGAATTGTTACCGCATTCTTTCTTCCAATTTGAGGGAGATAATTTAGTGTGTGAAGTGCCAATTACTCCTGATGAGGCGGTACTTGGTGCGGTAATTGAAGTTCCTACACCTGATGGCACCGTAAAAATGAATATACCTGCGGGAATTCGTTCGGGTCAAACGCTACGATTGCGCGGTAAAGGTTGGACATTACCAAAAGGTGGACGCGGCGATCAACTGGTGAAAATTGCGATCGCATCCCCAAAAGAACTCACCCCAATTGAACGCGAGTACTACGAAAAAATTCGCGACAACCGGACTTACAATCCTCGCAGTCACTTGCAGCAGGTGAAACTGTAA
- a CDS encoding AAA family ATPase, translated as MEHQHSSSVTTCPLILLIGLPGSGKSTRARQLLMEDPRRRLISTDMLRQQLFGSESIQGPWLLIWRQIQIQFQQAILQISQGIATEAIYDATNAQRRHRREVIALARSTGFNDITGLWIDTPVWLCLARNKRRERIVPEEVVLRMHRQLRDAPPTLAEGFDRLIRRTRGQGIRVIT; from the coding sequence ATGGAACATCAACATTCTAGCTCGGTGACAACTTGCCCCTTGATTTTACTTATTGGATTACCAGGTAGTGGTAAATCAACTCGCGCGCGACAGCTGCTGATGGAAGATCCCCGTCGGCGGCTGATTTCTACCGATATGCTGCGTCAACAGTTGTTTGGCAGTGAAAGTATTCAAGGACCTTGGTTATTAATTTGGCGTCAAATACAGATTCAATTTCAGCAAGCAATTTTACAAATTTCTCAAGGAATTGCGACTGAAGCAATTTATGATGCTACAAATGCCCAACGCCGCCATCGCCGTGAAGTCATTGCCCTTGCTCGCAGTACTGGCTTTAATGACATTACGGGATTATGGATTGATACTCCCGTTTGGTTGTGCTTGGCACGTAATAAAAGACGAGAACGCATCGTACCCGAAGAAGTCGTGCTGCGAATGCATCGTCAACTACGCGATGCACCACCAACACTAGCAGAAGGCTTCGACCGCTTGATTCGCCGAACAAGAGGTCAGGGAATTAGAGTAATAACCTAG
- a CDS encoding glucose-1-phosphate adenylyltransferase — MKRVLAIILGGGAGTRLYPLTKLRAKPAVPLAGKYRLIDIPVSNCINSEIFKIYVLTQFNSASLNRHIARAYSFSGFTDGFVEVLAAQQTPENPNWFQGTADAVRQYIWLLEEWDVDEYLILSGDHLYRMDYRLFVQRHRDTNADITLSVVPMDERRASDFGLMKIDDSGRVVDFSEKPKGEALRQMQVDTSILGLTQEQARQKPYIASMGIYVFKKDVLIKLLKKSQEQTDFGKEIIPASAKDHNVQAYLFDGYWEDIGTIEAFYEANLALTRQPQPAFSFYDENAPIYSRARYLPPSKLLDCQVTESIVGDGCILKNCRIHHSILGVRARIEAGCTIEDSLIMGADFYQPFAERQSDCKDGNIPLGIGANTTIRRAIIDKNARIGCDVRIINKDRIEEAEREDQGFYIRSGITVVLKNAVIPDGTVI; from the coding sequence GTGAAAAGAGTACTAGCGATTATTCTAGGGGGCGGTGCAGGTACGCGGCTTTATCCACTGACGAAGCTACGTGCCAAGCCAGCAGTACCATTAGCAGGGAAGTATCGCTTAATTGATATTCCTGTAAGTAACTGTATTAATTCAGAAATATTTAAAATCTACGTTCTGACACAATTCAATTCAGCTTCACTCAATCGTCATATTGCTCGTGCGTACAGCTTTTCGGGTTTTACCGATGGTTTTGTCGAAGTACTAGCAGCCCAACAAACGCCAGAAAACCCCAACTGGTTCCAAGGAACCGCCGACGCGGTTCGCCAATACATATGGCTACTGGAAGAGTGGGATGTTGATGAATACCTAATTTTATCCGGCGATCATCTTTACCGCATGGATTATCGCCTATTTGTCCAAAGACACCGCGACACTAATGCCGATATTACGCTTTCGGTCGTACCAATGGACGAGCGCCGCGCATCGGATTTTGGACTTATGAAAATTGATGATTCTGGGCGCGTCGTTGACTTTAGCGAAAAACCAAAAGGTGAGGCGTTGCGTCAGATGCAAGTTGATACCAGTATTTTAGGGTTGACACAAGAGCAAGCGCGACAAAAACCGTACATTGCGTCGATGGGAATCTATGTCTTTAAAAAAGATGTCCTTATTAAGCTTTTGAAAAAGTCTCAAGAACAAACAGATTTTGGTAAAGAAATTATCCCTGCTTCCGCGAAAGACCATAACGTTCAAGCTTACTTGTTTGATGGTTATTGGGAAGATATTGGAACAATTGAAGCATTTTATGAGGCCAATTTGGCGTTGACGCGGCAGCCACAGCCAGCGTTTAGCTTCTATGATGAAAATGCACCAATCTACTCGCGGGCGCGTTACTTACCTCCTAGTAAGCTGTTAGACTGCCAAGTTACCGAATCGATTGTCGGTGATGGCTGCATTTTAAAAAATTGTCGCATTCACCATTCAATTTTGGGTGTACGCGCCAGAATTGAAGCAGGTTGCACAATCGAAGACTCGCTGATCATGGGTGCAGACTTTTATCAGCCGTTTGCCGAACGACAATCAGACTGCAAGGATGGCAATATTCCATTAGGAATTGGTGCAAACACAACGATCCGGCGGGCAATCATCGATAAAAATGCGCGGATTGGTTGCGATGTTCGCATCATTAACAAAGATCGTATCGAAGAGGCAGAACGTGAAGACCAAGGGTTTTACATTCGTAGTGGCATTACGGTTGTTCTCAAAAACGCTGTCATTCCTGATGGTACAGTGATTTAG
- a CDS encoding glycoside hydrolase family 13 protein has translation MLIQTPDWVKHAVFYQIFPDRFAQSKLPRKRLLKNASWQDWHEMPTLQGYKGGDLWGVTEQLDYLQNLGITAIYFTPIFQSASNHRYHTHDYYQVDPLLGGNSAFRELLDACHDRNMKVVLDGVFNHSSRGFFFFHDVLENGQYSPWVDWFKIYDWPLHPYDDNFPANYGCWAGIRALPEFNHDNPEVREYIMEIAEYWIKFGIDGWRLDVPFEVKTPGFWQEFRDRVKAINPDAYIVGEVWGDSRQWLDGTQFDGVMNYLFAGPTIAFAAGDRVVPEQVQGPSYEAYPPLSAPEYAKKMQELLQLYPWEIQLTQLNLLASHDTARLMTIADGDLSSIKLATLLLLTFPGAPSIYYGDEVGLAGGLDPDSRRGFPLEAHWERDILECHRQLIALRHAYPALRTGTYRVLYADADIYVFARILDKEEIIVAVNTGNASANVTVFANDLKSQPNKVLYGEGIVQWHNAGESIQIELSLSARSGCIVGVG, from the coding sequence ATGCTGATTCAAACCCCAGATTGGGTCAAGCACGCTGTTTTTTATCAAATTTTTCCTGACCGTTTTGCTCAAAGTAAACTACCGCGCAAGCGATTATTGAAAAATGCCTCGTGGCAAGATTGGCATGAGATGCCGACACTCCAAGGTTACAAGGGTGGCGATTTATGGGGTGTCACCGAACAGCTAGACTACTTGCAGAATTTGGGGATTACCGCTATCTATTTTACCCCCATCTTTCAGTCGGCAAGCAATCACCGCTATCACACGCACGATTATTATCAAGTCGATCCATTGTTGGGAGGAAATAGCGCGTTTCGCGAATTACTTGATGCTTGTCACGATCGCAATATGAAAGTCGTTTTAGATGGAGTGTTTAACCACTCAAGTCGCGGCTTTTTCTTTTTCCACGATGTCTTAGAAAACGGTCAATATTCGCCTTGGGTAGATTGGTTTAAAATCTACGATTGGCCTTTACATCCTTATGACGATAATTTTCCGGCAAACTACGGTTGTTGGGCTGGGATTCGGGCGCTACCAGAGTTTAATCATGATAACCCAGAAGTGCGCGAGTACATCATGGAAATTGCAGAATATTGGATTAAGTTTGGTATCGACGGCTGGCGCTTAGATGTACCGTTTGAAGTGAAAACGCCTGGTTTTTGGCAAGAGTTTCGCGATCGCGTCAAAGCAATTAACCCCGACGCTTACATTGTCGGTGAAGTTTGGGGCGATTCGCGGCAGTGGCTTGATGGTACGCAGTTTGATGGCGTAATGAATTACTTGTTCGCAGGTCCTACGATTGCTTTTGCCGCCGGCGATCGCGTCGTTCCTGAACAAGTCCAAGGTCCTTCTTACGAGGCGTATCCGCCCCTATCTGCGCCTGAATATGCCAAGAAAATGCAAGAACTGCTGCAACTTTACCCGTGGGAAATTCAACTGACGCAGTTAAACTTACTGGCAAGTCACGATACGGCGCGATTAATGACAATTGCTGATGGCGATCTTTCCAGCATCAAATTAGCAACGCTACTGCTTTTAACGTTTCCTGGTGCGCCTAGTATTTATTATGGTGATGAAGTTGGCTTAGCTGGTGGTCTAGACCCTGATTCGCGTCGTGGTTTTCCGCTAGAAGCACACTGGGAACGCGATATCTTAGAATGCCATCGCCAACTGATTGCGTTGCGACACGCTTATCCTGCATTACGCACTGGGACGTATCGAGTTCTCTATGCAGATGCTGATATTTATGTTTTTGCGCGAATCTTAGACAAGGAAGAAATTATTGTTGCTGTTAATACAGGTAATGCATCAGCAAATGTCACTGTATTCGCAAATGATTTAAAGTCGCAACCGAATAAAGTGTTGTATGGAGAGGGTATCGTGCAATGGCACAACGCAGGTGAATCGATTCAAATCGAGTTAAGTTTATCTGCGCGTTCTGGGTGTATTGTTGGTGTAGGGTAG
- a CDS encoding fasciclin domain-containing protein: protein MADLIETAVNAGTFNTLVEAIKATDLIDILKSPGPYTVFAPTDEAFNKLPEGVTLDALLQDNHKLKRILTYHVAFGDVRAEDLMQIEEAETVEGSVVAVESSSGNLKVNNANILQSDILADNGVIHVIDAVLVPGLVAAE from the coding sequence ATGGCTGATCTTATCGAAACTGCAGTTAACGCTGGAACTTTCAACACCTTAGTAGAAGCAATCAAAGCCACTGACTTAATTGATATCCTGAAAAGTCCTGGTCCGTACACGGTCTTTGCACCAACAGACGAAGCATTTAATAAGCTGCCAGAAGGCGTGACCCTTGATGCGTTGCTGCAAGACAATCACAAGCTCAAGCGGATACTAACGTATCATGTCGCCTTTGGAGATGTTAGAGCTGAAGATTTAATGCAAATTGAGGAAGCCGAAACCGTCGAAGGCTCAGTTGTCGCGGTTGAATCTTCATCTGGCAACCTTAAAGTTAATAATGCTAATATTTTGCAGTCGGATATTTTGGCAGATAACGGCGTAATTCATGTGATTGACGCAGTACTCGTACCAGGTTTAGTCGCTGCTGAGTAG
- a CDS encoding DNA-directed RNA polymerase subunit omega, translated as MLKRSKFETTQTQIMHRAEELIGAASNRYRITVQVANRAKRRRYEDFDNIDDPMMKPVIRAIIEMSDELTQPEIIGE; from the coding sequence ATGCTCAAGCGTTCTAAGTTCGAAACAACCCAAACTCAAATTATGCATCGGGCAGAAGAATTAATCGGTGCAGCTTCTAACCGGTACCGGATCACGGTTCAAGTGGCTAACCGCGCGAAGCGTCGTCGTTATGAAGATTTTGACAATATAGACGATCCGATGATGAAGCCAGTGATTCGGGCAATCATTGAAATGTCTGATGAATTAACGCAACCGGAAATTATCGGGGAGTAA
- a CDS encoding DUF1818 family protein yields the protein MNRVVKSGKGWRVGWNPHAAKYQALIGTDDWAIELTSAEFHDFCRLALQLTEAIAQMAQELMEEEKISCEAESELMWMAVTGYPHCYSLRFILHTERGVEGSWTPQAVPHLVQAVQMIQVF from the coding sequence ATGAATCGTGTTGTTAAAAGTGGTAAAGGTTGGCGCGTTGGTTGGAATCCTCATGCGGCAAAGTATCAAGCTTTAATTGGTACAGATGACTGGGCGATCGAACTGACAAGTGCGGAATTTCATGATTTTTGTCGATTAGCTCTACAGTTAACAGAAGCGATCGCTCAAATGGCGCAGGAATTAATGGAAGAGGAGAAAATTAGTTGTGAAGCCGAAAGTGAATTAATGTGGATGGCAGTGACAGGATATCCCCATTGCTACAGTTTACGTTTTATTCTGCATACAGAAAGGGGCGTAGAAGGCAGTTGGACACCGCAAGCTGTTCCTCATTTAGTTCAAGCAGTGCAGATGATTCAGGTTTTCTAA
- a CDS encoding DUF4126 domain-containing protein yields MGTYPALYAFGVATAIEIAAYYIPWVDNLLDTVATPTAIAFGTWIAAALFPNTDPLLKWTMAVLAGGGSAGIIQALTGFTRLSSTALTVGFGNSILTTIESIGAFMLSGLAIFVPLLAIGLVLGLLLFSLNRGFQILAIKRESQ; encoded by the coding sequence ATGGGAACGTATCCCGCGCTTTATGCGTTTGGTGTTGCTACAGCGATTGAAATTGCGGCTTATTACATTCCCTGGGTTGACAACTTATTAGATACGGTTGCTACCCCGACTGCGATCGCTTTTGGGACTTGGATTGCTGCGGCGTTATTTCCCAACACCGATCCTCTGCTTAAATGGACAATGGCGGTACTTGCTGGCGGTGGTTCAGCAGGAATTATTCAAGCTTTAACCGGATTTACACGCTTGTCTTCAACAGCACTAACTGTAGGATTTGGTAATAGTATTCTCACGACAATTGAGTCAATTGGTGCATTTATGTTATCCGGACTCGCAATTTTTGTTCCGTTACTTGCTATCGGCTTAGTTTTGGGATTACTCCTATTCAGCCTAAATAGGGGATTCCAGATACTTGCAATTAAACGAGAGTCACAGTAA
- a CDS encoding transposase, producing MPPVGDGTQRRLVEFETGKIIATAVEKGKTHDFKLLQRCLLPFVPSQLCLADRGYQRFGKLPYRQDLSGWERIPRFMRLVLLQRLKLRLITFPGLTTY from the coding sequence GTGCCACCAGTTGGGGACGGCACGCAACGACGGTTAGTCGAATTTGAAACTGGCAAGATTATCGCTACGGCAGTTGAGAAAGGGAAAACGCACGACTTCAAGCTACTCCAGCGCTGTCTTCTGCCATTTGTACCGTCGCAATTGTGTCTAGCTGACCGAGGCTATCAGCGATTTGGCAAGCTCCCTTATCGTCAGGATTTGAGTGGATGGGAACGTATCCCGCGCTTTATGCGTTTGGTGTTGCTACAGCGATTGAAATTGCGGCTTATTACATTCCCTGGGTTGACAACTTATTAG